The proteins below come from a single Zea mays cultivar B73 chromosome 8, Zm-B73-REFERENCE-NAM-5.0, whole genome shotgun sequence genomic window:
- the LOC100502541 gene encoding SUN domain-containing protein 4 (The RefSeq protein has 8 substitutions compared to this genomic sequence), with translation MSLSCWRVRFPGADVREAGRGREGMQRSRKALLRRTAAAQVQSAVAEAAGNGRKRRLYGFSVSLVVTLWVAVLLLHSLVGHGDGQRDGGGSGVDITFIEPALNGGPVNSAVQEVHGENLAVPSDTCVGSVENAVLPEDTLVQAAQLCSNDEARSENTEALTKNNQVELSGDQCGYLPQPDFDSGVQPGEKVESEDLPRPPRLSRVAPPDLDEFKTRAIAERGPGISSQPGNVVHRREPSGKLYNYAAASKGAKVLDFNKEAKGASNILDKDKDKYLRNACSAEGKFVIIELSEETLVDTIAIANFEHYSSNPKEFELLSSLTYPTENWETLGRFTAANARLAQNFTFLEPKWARYLKLNLVSHYGSEFYCTLSMLEVYGMDAVEKMLENLIPVENKKTEPDGKIKEPIEQIPLKESAGGKESSQEPLDEDEFELEDGKPNGHGDSSKNGANDPVSETRTLQAGRIPGDTVLKVLMQKVQSLDVSFSVLERYLVELNNRYGQIFKDFDSDIDSKDALLEKIKTELKNLESSKDSITNEIEGIISWKVVASSQLNQLVLDNALLRSEFETFRQKQADMENRSLAVIFLSFVFACLALAKLSIGIMSRFCRFYDFEKFHNVRSGWLVLLLSSCIISTILIIQ, from the exons ATGTCCTTGTCGTGTTGGAGGGTGCGGTTTCCTGGTGCGGATGTGAGGGAAGCCGGGAGGGGCAGGGAAGGAATGCAGAGGTCGCGGAAGGCCCTTCTGCggaggacggcggcggcgcaGGTGCAGAGCGCAGTGGCGGAGGCTGCTGGTAACGGGAGGAAGAGGCGTCTGTACGGCTTCTCCGTCTCCCTCGTCGTCACCTTGTGGGTCGCCGTGCTCCTGCTCCACTCCCTGGTCGGGCACGGCGATGGTCAACGAG ATGGAGGCGGTTCTGGTGTCGATATTACTTTTATCGAGCCTGCCTTGAATGGTGGTCCTGTTAATTCGGCTGTACAGGAAGTGCATGGAGAGAATTTGGCAGTGCCGGGTGATACCTGTGTTGGATCTGTCGAAAATGCTGTGCTTCCAGAGGACACGCTGGTGCAAGCAGCTCAGTTGTGCTCCAATGATGAGGCACGGAGTGAGAACACAGAAGCTCTAACAAAAAACAATCAGGTTGAGCTTTCAGGGGATCAGTGTGGGTATCTTCCTCAGCCAGATTTTGATTCTGGAGTTCAACCAGGGGAGAAGGTGGAGAGTGAAGATTTGCCGAGACCACCAAGACTATCACGGGTTGCTCCTCCTGATCTTGATGAATTCAAGACAAGAGCAATTGCTGAAAGGGGACCTGGTATTTCTAGTCAACCTGGTAATGTCATCCACCGAAGGGAGCCTAGCGGGAAGTTGTATAATTATGCCGCGGCATCTAAAGGGGCTAAGGTTCTGGATTTCAATAAGGAGGCTAAGGGTGCTTCCAACATCTTAGATAAAGACAAAGACAAGTACCTCCGCAATGCTTGCTCAGCAGAGGGGAAGTTTGTCATCATAGAGCTTTCTGAAGAAACTTTAGTAGATACAATTGCAATCGCAAATTTTGAGCATTATTCGTCTAATCCAAAAGAATTTGAACTGCTGAGCAGTCTGACATATCCCACAGAAAACTGGGAAACTCTTGGAAGATTCACTGCCGCAAATGCAAGGCTTGCTCAGAATTTTACTTTTCTTGAGCCAAAGTGGGCTAGATATTTGAAACTGAACTTGGTAAGCCATTATGGTTCTGAGTTCTACTGTACTCTCAGTATGCTCGAAGTGTATGGAATGGATGCTGTAGAAAAGATGCTTGAAAACTTGATTCCAGTTGAGCATAAGAAAACGGAACCTGGTGGCAAGTTAAAGGAACCCATTGAGCAAATTCCTTTGAAAGAGTCTGCTGGAGGAAAGGAATCCTCACAGGAACCACTTGACGAAGATGAATTTGAACTAGAAGATGGTAAACCAAATGGACATGGTGATCCATCGAAGAATGGTGCTAGTGATCCAGTTTCAGAGACAAGGACACTTCAGGCTGGCAGGATTCCTGGAGATACTGTTCTTAAGGTGCTAATGCAGAAAGTTCAATCTCTTGACGTGAGCTTCTCTGTCTTGGAGAGGTACCTAGTGGAGTTGAACAACAGATATGGGCAAATATTTAAAGATTTTGATTCCGATATTGATAGCAAAGATGCCTTGTTAGAGAAGATCAAAACAGAGCTGAAGAATCTTGAGAGCAGCAAGGACAGCATT ATGAATGAAATTGAAGGTATCATCTCCTGGAAAGTAGTTGCTTCCTCGCAACTAAACCAGCTTGTCCTAGATAATGCTCTACTCAG ATCGGAATTTGAAACATTTCGGCAAAAACAGGCTGACATGGAGAACAGGAGTCTTGCCGTTATTTTCCTCAGTTTTGTTTTCGCTTGCCTAGCTCTTGCTAAGCTGTCTATAGGCATCATGTCCAGATTTTGTAGATTCTATGACTTTGAGAAGTTCCATAATGTAAGATCCGGGTGGCTTGTGCTGCTGCTTAGCAGTTGCATCATATCCACCATTTTGATAATACAGTAA